The following are encoded in a window of Methanobacterium sp. genomic DNA:
- the thiC gene encoding phosphomethylpyrimidine synthase: MTQMDEAKKGIITEEMKAVAAAENVSEEFIRKSVAQGTIAIPSNVNREVKPVGIGAGLRTKVNATIGTSTDICDFDMEEEKAKVAMTYKADTLMELSVGGDLDEIRKRILKISDIPVGSVPVYQAAIETIREKGAAIYMEEDSMFKAIEKQAKDGIDFMAIHCSVNRETLKRLKRQGREGGLVSRGGAFVSAWMVENEVENPLYKDFDYILDIAKEYDFVMSMANAMRAGAIADSTDRAAVQELIVLGELIDRAREAGVQTIVEGPGHIPLNEIPANVVLQKKLCRGAPFYMLGPIVTDIGAGYDHIVSSIGAASSAGAGADFICYVTPAEHLALPDAKDVKDGVIATRIGAYVGDMQKGIHNGEKDLVMANARKKLNWEAQFDSAMCPAEARKIRDERPPAEEDTCTMCGSYCAVKIVNEWLDEASTDVFD; this comes from the coding sequence ATGACACAAATGGATGAAGCAAAAAAAGGCATAATAACAGAGGAAATGAAGGCAGTAGCGGCTGCTGAAAACGTTTCAGAGGAATTTATCAGAAAATCCGTTGCCCAGGGAACCATAGCCATCCCCAGTAATGTAAACCGGGAAGTTAAACCTGTAGGTATTGGGGCAGGGTTAAGGACCAAAGTAAACGCTACTATTGGAACCTCAACAGATATCTGTGATTTTGATATGGAAGAAGAAAAGGCTAAAGTAGCAATGACCTATAAAGCTGACACTTTAATGGAACTTTCTGTAGGCGGAGACTTGGATGAAATAAGAAAAAGAATTCTTAAAATTTCAGACATTCCTGTAGGAAGCGTACCAGTCTATCAGGCTGCAATCGAAACCATAAGAGAAAAAGGCGCTGCAATTTACATGGAAGAAGACTCCATGTTTAAAGCCATTGAAAAACAGGCAAAAGATGGAATTGACTTTATGGCAATCCACTGCAGTGTAAACAGAGAAACCCTCAAAAGATTAAAAAGACAGGGCCGTGAAGGAGGACTTGTAAGCAGAGGAGGGGCATTTGTATCTGCATGGATGGTAGAAAACGAAGTGGAAAACCCATTATACAAAGATTTTGATTACATATTAGACATCGCCAAAGAATACGATTTCGTTATGTCCATGGCTAACGCTATGAGAGCAGGGGCAATAGCAGACTCCACAGACCGTGCCGCAGTACAAGAACTTATTGTTCTTGGAGAATTAATTGACAGAGCACGAGAAGCAGGCGTACAAACCATCGTAGAAGGACCAGGACACATCCCATTAAACGAAATTCCTGCAAATGTAGTACTCCAGAAAAAATTATGCAGAGGAGCACCTTTCTACATGTTAGGACCAATTGTAACTGATATTGGGGCAGGATACGACCATATTGTATCTTCAATAGGTGCAGCATCATCAGCAGGCGCTGGAGCAGACTTCATCTGTTATGTAACACCAGCAGAACACCTTGCACTACCTGATGCAAAGGATGTTAAAGACGGTGTAATAGCAACAAGAATTGGAGCATACGTTGGAGACATGCAAAAGGGTATTCACAACGGTGAAAAAGACCTTGTAATGGCTAACGCACGTAAAAAGCTCAACTGGGAAGCGCAGTTCGACTCCGCAATGTGCCCAGCAGAAGCAAGAAAAATAAGGGATGAAAGACCGCCAGCAGAAGAAGACACATGTACAATGTGTGGAAGCTACTGTGCAGTTAAGATTGTAAATGAATGGTTAGATGAAGCAAGCACTGATGTGTTTGACTAA
- a CDS encoding DUF308 domain-containing protein, protein MQKIAIAIILIILGVIVITLPLLGLIPIAVLPGFLVLMLGIGLVITGIFKMGENDAPVGIIMLIMGIIALILGIVFLVNPALFTWIDGFLVWIMGLFLIIEGIARRISRTKDICGVKNIIIGILILFVGLFLATYTWLLVVLVGLWLLTSGIRMLYLRLKHLTIPSNRPIMSS, encoded by the coding sequence ATGCAAAAAATAGCTATAGCAATAATTTTGATTATTCTCGGCGTAATAGTGATAACTTTACCCCTTTTAGGATTAATCCCTATTGCTGTCCTTCCCGGATTCTTAGTCCTTATGTTAGGTATTGGCCTTGTAATAACTGGGATATTTAAAATGGGAGAAAATGATGCACCTGTGGGGATCATCATGCTTATAATGGGAATTATTGCCCTGATTTTAGGAATTGTATTCCTAGTTAACCCTGCACTATTCACTTGGATAGATGGTTTCCTAGTCTGGATAATGGGCTTATTCCTAATAATCGAAGGTATTGCCAGGAGAATTTCAAGAACTAAGGACATATGTGGAGTTAAAAACATTATCATAGGTATACTAATCCTATTTGTAGGACTATTCTTAGCTACTTATACATGGCTTTTAGTAGTTCTAGTAGGCCTATGGTTGTTAACCAGCGGCATAAGAATGCTTTATCTAAGATTGAAACATTTAACTATTCCTTCAAATCGTCCTATAATGAGTTCTTAA
- a CDS encoding lysine--tRNA ligase, with translation MRHWVENVADSLKERDVDEHVIASGTSISGSIHIGNSCDVFIANAVTKALKNQGAAAEVIWIADDYDPLRKVPFPLPASYEKYLGIPYAHIPCPEDCCANFVEHFKKPFLGTLKDFGISLKIYSGEKMYKEGIYNDYIRISLEKADEIREIFNKYRENPLAEDWLPYNPICEGCKRINTTIAYGYDGDMVHYKCECGHEGSMDIKSGEGKLTWRVEWAARWKIFGITCEPFGKDHAASGGSYDVSSIISKEIFDYPAPYPVPYEWITLDGDAMSKSQGVFFTPGQWLEIGAPETLNYFIFRSKPLKHKDFNPKMPFLDFIDQYDRVERIYYDNEEAASSKEEEKSKKIYEICQIQKSENMPFQPSYRFMTVAYQIADGEIERVFEILKKNSQLPDYMEKLEFKDLSEEDLNRLTMRLNHVKNWLETYAPEFVKFQVMKKIPRLPLGEDQTQFLLKLADLLEKKDYTAQELHDEMYILLREFDMKPQKAFQAIYKTIIGKKQGPRAASFVLSLDKDFVIKRFRGEA, from the coding sequence TTGAGACATTGGGTTGAAAATGTTGCAGACAGTTTAAAAGAAAGAGATGTTGATGAGCATGTAATTGCAAGCGGAACATCCATATCCGGTTCAATACATATAGGAAATTCATGCGATGTATTTATCGCAAATGCAGTTACAAAAGCTTTAAAAAATCAAGGGGCTGCTGCAGAAGTTATATGGATTGCAGATGACTATGATCCACTGCGTAAAGTTCCTTTTCCACTTCCAGCAAGTTATGAAAAATATTTAGGCATTCCCTATGCTCATATTCCATGTCCAGAGGATTGTTGCGCAAATTTCGTGGAACACTTCAAAAAACCGTTCCTTGGTACATTAAAAGACTTTGGAATCTCCCTTAAGATTTATTCCGGGGAGAAAATGTACAAAGAAGGTATTTATAACGATTATATACGAATATCTCTCGAAAAAGCAGATGAAATACGTGAAATATTCAATAAATACCGTGAAAATCCACTTGCTGAGGATTGGCTTCCTTACAACCCAATCTGCGAAGGATGTAAACGGATAAATACAACCATTGCCTATGGGTATGACGGCGATATGGTCCATTACAAGTGCGAATGCGGCCATGAAGGCTCAATGGACATAAAATCTGGCGAAGGTAAATTAACCTGGCGTGTTGAATGGGCTGCAAGATGGAAAATATTCGGCATCACCTGCGAACCCTTTGGAAAAGACCATGCTGCAAGCGGTGGCTCCTATGATGTAAGCAGCATTATATCTAAGGAAATATTTGATTACCCTGCACCTTATCCTGTACCATATGAATGGATAACTCTAGATGGAGATGCAATGTCTAAATCACAGGGAGTGTTCTTCACCCCGGGTCAGTGGCTTGAAATTGGAGCTCCTGAGACCCTTAATTATTTCATATTCCGTAGCAAACCATTAAAACATAAAGATTTCAACCCAAAAATGCCATTTTTAGATTTCATTGACCAGTATGATCGTGTTGAACGTATTTACTATGATAATGAAGAAGCTGCATCTTCAAAGGAAGAAGAAAAATCTAAAAAGATTTATGAGATTTGTCAGATTCAAAAATCTGAAAATATGCCCTTTCAGCCATCCTACAGGTTCATGACTGTAGCATATCAAATAGCTGATGGAGAAATAGAAAGAGTCTTTGAAATATTAAAGAAGAACTCCCAACTTCCAGATTACATGGAAAAATTAGAATTTAAAGATTTAAGCGAAGAAGACTTAAACCGTCTGACTATGAGGCTTAATCATGTTAAAAATTGGCTTGAAACATACGCACCAGAATTTGTAAAGTTCCAAGTCATGAAAAAGATTCCTCGACTGCCATTAGGTGAAGATCAGACTCAATTTTTGCTAAAACTTGCAGATCTCTTAGAAAAGAAGGATTACACTGCACAAGAGCTTCATGATGAGATGTACATCCTGCTTAGAGAATTTGATATGAAACCTCAAAAAGCATTCCAAGCCATTTACAAAACCATAATTGGTAAAAAACAGGGCCCAAGAGCTGCTTCATTTGTTTTATCCCTTGATAAAGATTTTGTTATTAAGAGATTTAGAGGAGAAGCCTGA
- a CDS encoding carbohydrate kinase family protein, with product MIKKTDLLAIGHTAFDSIVLVKEFPSPNSSTQIKQIKNFFGGAAANVTMVASNLGLKTSLVSAVGNDFKDSTYQSQLKNAGIDTKHMIVIEDEQTPLAWVFTDSNNDQISYFYWGAAAYFKKSEAPKKAIGKVNAVHLATGDPSFNRRSGEVAYEYGKLISFDPGQDLHMYSPEELKQVIGVSDILFGNHFEIDRIMKTLNVDINQLREIGPEIVVKTYGKDGSIIYADKKIKIDAVIRTPVDPTGAGDSYRAAFLSKYLNGEDIEYCAKFASAVSSFIVEAEGCQTNIPNHSMALERMREKWDI from the coding sequence CTGATTAAAAAAACTGATCTACTTGCTATTGGACACACGGCCTTCGATTCTATAGTTCTTGTGAAAGAATTTCCCTCACCTAACTCATCCACACAAATAAAACAGATAAAAAATTTCTTTGGAGGGGCAGCAGCAAATGTTACAATGGTAGCATCTAATTTAGGGCTTAAAACATCCCTTGTATCTGCTGTAGGAAATGATTTTAAAGATTCAACATATCAATCCCAGCTTAAAAACGCAGGGATAGATACAAAGCATATGATAGTAATTGAAGATGAACAAACACCTCTTGCATGGGTATTTACAGATTCAAATAACGATCAGATAAGCTATTTCTACTGGGGCGCTGCAGCATATTTTAAAAAATCAGAAGCTCCAAAAAAAGCCATTGGAAAAGTAAATGCAGTTCATTTAGCAACTGGAGATCCCAGTTTTAATAGACGATCAGGAGAAGTTGCCTATGAATATGGTAAGTTAATATCATTTGATCCAGGCCAGGATCTCCATATGTACTCTCCAGAAGAGCTCAAACAGGTAATAGGGGTCAGCGATATATTATTTGGTAACCATTTTGAAATTGACAGAATAATGAAAACATTAAATGTTGATATTAACCAATTAAGGGAAATTGGCCCTGAAATTGTGGTTAAAACCTATGGTAAAGATGGAAGCATAATATATGCTGATAAAAAGATAAAAATAGATGCAGTTATTAGAACTCCTGTAGATCCAACCGGTGCTGGAGATTCCTACAGAGCAGCATTCTTAAGTAAGTATTTAAATGGTGAAGATATTGAATACTGCGCGAAATTCGCTTCTGCAGTTTCATCTTTTATAGTTGAAGCTGAAGGATGTCAAACTAACATTCCAAACCATAGTATGGCCTTGGAACGAATGAGGGAGAAATGGGACATATAA
- a CDS encoding class I SAM-dependent methyltransferase has translation MENNINPEDTVSTAKCDIFEFFANHLGLTVIHPGGLKATRKLEETMQIDSNTKVLDIACGKGSTAFYLAEKYGCSVVGIDISEELIQEANETCQKKGLTNKVKFQLGNAMDLPFDDNQFDVAISQGILVFVDDKTKTINEASRVIKNGGKAGWVELSWKKEPDENFLDKVFNVLRAYCLMNARTYEGWKKVFERANAHNLVIIKGKTITGNFFETLNEEGIVNTIKITFNSIFKSEVRNRLKIMGKFVEENSDYFGYGVYVIEKT, from the coding sequence ATGGAAAATAATATAAATCCAGAGGATACTGTTTCGACTGCCAAGTGCGATATTTTTGAATTTTTTGCTAATCACCTTGGTTTGACTGTTATACATCCTGGAGGGCTTAAAGCAACCAGAAAATTAGAAGAAACTATGCAAATTGACAGCAATACCAAAGTTTTAGATATTGCTTGTGGAAAAGGTTCAACTGCCTTTTATTTGGCAGAAAAATATGGTTGCTCAGTTGTAGGTATTGACATATCCGAAGAATTAATTCAAGAAGCAAATGAAACATGCCAAAAAAAGGGTTTGACTAACAAGGTTAAATTTCAACTAGGAAATGCAATGGACTTACCTTTTGATGATAATCAATTTGACGTGGCAATTTCACAAGGAATTCTGGTGTTTGTGGACGATAAAACAAAAACCATAAATGAAGCCTCCAGAGTAATTAAAAATGGAGGAAAAGCCGGATGGGTTGAGCTTAGTTGGAAAAAGGAGCCTGATGAAAATTTTTTAGATAAGGTTTTTAACGTGCTTCGTGCTTATTGTCTAATGAATGCCCGTACTTATGAAGGATGGAAAAAGGTTTTTGAAAGGGCCAATGCCCATAATTTAGTTATCATAAAAGGCAAAACCATCACCGGCAATTTCTTTGAGACGCTAAACGAAGAAGGAATTGTAAACACGATAAAAATAACATTTAACTCCATCTTTAAAAGCGAGGTAAGAAACAGACTTAAAATAATGGGCAAATTTGTTGAAGAGAACTCCGATTATTTTGGTTATGGAGTATATGTGATTGAAAAAACATAA
- a CDS encoding DUF166 domain-containing protein: protein MLKVIIVSDGPYGERAYAAIKEEFTCDFIVLEPPTSMFADEIDIPEEYLKKLESADIILSYVLHPDLALDLVDILHNKVDWIIVGAWKGIGFKNQLEGYGNVNCPDNMCNLEENGNPTYDKFTAKFGKPIVELRIENGKVACVEVIRSAPCGSTSFVGEEMTGQRIEDLPMKAGLKLQHYPCRAPKLRLFSDEDCKKEMAATFHKEAFEDALEPLQNQEN, encoded by the coding sequence ATGTTAAAAGTTATAATTGTAAGTGATGGTCCCTATGGTGAACGTGCCTACGCAGCCATAAAAGAAGAATTTACGTGTGATTTTATAGTTTTAGAACCGCCAACATCCATGTTTGCAGATGAAATTGATATTCCAGAAGAATACTTAAAGAAGCTTGAATCTGCAGATATCATATTAAGCTATGTTCTACACCCTGATCTAGCCCTAGACCTGGTTGATATACTTCATAACAAAGTAGATTGGATTATTGTAGGTGCATGGAAAGGAATAGGGTTTAAAAACCAGCTTGAAGGTTACGGAAATGTAAACTGTCCAGATAACATGTGTAATCTGGAGGAAAATGGAAATCCAACATACGACAAGTTTACAGCCAAATTTGGAAAACCAATAGTAGAATTACGCATTGAAAATGGCAAGGTAGCATGCGTTGAAGTTATAAGGTCAGCTCCATGTGGTTCTACCTCTTTTGTAGGTGAAGAAATGACCGGTCAACGAATAGAAGACCTTCCTATGAAAGCTGGGCTTAAATTACAGCATTATCCTTGCAGAGCACCTAAATTAAGGTTATTCAGTGATGAGGATTGTAAAAAAGAGATGGCGGCCACTTTCCATAAAGAAGCTTTTGAAGATGCTTTAGAACCTCTTCAGAATCAAGAGAATTAG
- a CDS encoding arsenate reductase ArsC — MVKERILFMCVRNASRSQMVEGFFRDFYGDKFDVFSAGSDPQEIDPIAVQVMDEIGIDISKQASNSLKDYEGQEFDYVVIICGNEYNSCPFFFGGKKLFLECLKDIYPFKGTEKEEIRLQREIRDEIGDWIQDFYNYKICDATYNEPNCCDLKTNTQNDADDDKPCC; from the coding sequence ATGGTAAAAGAAAGAATTTTATTCATGTGTGTACGCAATGCTTCAAGATCACAAATGGTGGAAGGCTTTTTCAGGGATTTTTATGGAGATAAATTCGATGTTTTCAGCGCAGGCAGCGATCCTCAAGAAATTGATCCTATAGCAGTACAGGTAATGGATGAGATAGGAATTGACATTTCCAAACAAGCATCAAACAGTTTAAAAGACTATGAAGGCCAGGAATTTGATTACGTTGTGATAATATGTGGAAACGAATATAATTCATGTCCATTTTTTTTCGGAGGCAAAAAACTCTTCTTAGAATGTCTTAAAGATATATATCCATTCAAAGGAACAGAAAAAGAAGAAATTAGGCTTCAAAGAGAGATACGAGATGAAATAGGCGATTGGATACAAGATTTTTATAATTACAAGATTTGTGATGCAACCTACAATGAACCAAATTGCTGTGATTTAAAGACAAACACACAGAACGATGCTGACGATGATAAGCCCTGCTGCTGA
- a CDS encoding winged helix-turn-helix transcriptional regulator, with amino-acid sequence MKKNRCCPVDPETKMIWKNDLQKDSDSLKNANINDIVSVLKIISNPSRLKMVILLSQRDYCVCEFVILLGEKQNLISYNLGILKKHQMVDSYYSSKDKYYKLNDNAMNIVRCIQQNLIMGH; translated from the coding sequence ATGAAAAAAAATCGCTGCTGTCCTGTGGATCCTGAAACTAAAATGATCTGGAAAAATGATCTTCAAAAGGATTCAGATTCTCTTAAAAATGCGAATATCAATGATATAGTCAGCGTACTAAAAATAATAAGCAATCCTTCTCGATTAAAGATGGTTATTTTATTATCCCAACGGGATTACTGTGTTTGTGAATTTGTTATTTTATTGGGAGAAAAACAGAATTTAATCTCTTACAACCTGGGAATACTAAAAAAACATCAAATGGTTGATTCTTACTACAGCTCTAAAGATAAATACTATAAATTAAATGATAATGCAATGAATATAGTCCGGTGCATACAACAGAACTTAATTATGGGGCATTAA
- the nrdD gene encoding anaerobic ribonucleoside-triphosphate reductase, whose translation MKDMHAIAALPKKAKTCVLKNNGIYEKFSYEKIVKSCLMVGVPLWAAQKIAASAATAAYDGISTAEIKIMVHDSLKEVDGKIADKYLATNQLKVRTTRDTIEPFDKSKIEKTLIVETDASEKLAAEIANNAWKELKKLDVEYLTAPMIREIVNTKLVEHGLETLRRKYTRVGIPVYNITNLIQNGSRDNANMIHNPETVHKYVADEALKQYALLHILPNDLADAHMGGNIHIHDLEFFAGRPLNCLQHDLRTFIRHGLKVDGTGDHTSVAGPPNHIETLMNHSGEIMLAAQQNMSGGQSMSLWNVFTAPFAAGLPYKKVKQAVQMFIYNLNMAYAARGSQVPFTSINLEFTVPKFLEDEPAYGPKGQLVGSYGDFEEETRVLQRAFTETLLEGDSDNKPHLFPNTVYVLRDDVLKNEFDEDLRRVHELSAKYGSPYFVNMFPDYRGDMANYMGCRTSLSDNWTGDWDKDTLRTGNLAYVTLNLPRIAYESKDDEDIFEYLDSHLNLAEEVLMLRREQALKCLNNYNLLPFLSQKSNDDMYYRIDNSTLSFGFVGLNEMLLSHLGVGMEDKDANKFGLKVLDYMNARADELREETELRWSVLQTPAESTAYRFAMLDMEKYKDKIIANGDEKTAYYTNSSHVPVNSDVLLPEKIKIEEKYHPKTLGGHIFHAFMGESYSDADALMSLTHKMAKNSDIGFWAYSSALSFCVKCKTLMKGLQDNCASCGETTEVEWYDRITGYVQQVGRSKSASGGWNPGKMKELMDRKRFNP comes from the coding sequence ATGAAAGACATGCATGCGATAGCTGCTTTGCCAAAAAAGGCCAAGACATGTGTTTTAAAGAATAACGGAATATACGAGAAATTCAGCTACGAAAAAATAGTTAAATCCTGCCTTATGGTAGGAGTGCCTCTTTGGGCTGCTCAAAAAATTGCAGCATCTGCTGCAACAGCGGCATATGACGGTATTTCCACAGCAGAAATTAAAATAATGGTGCATGATTCACTTAAAGAAGTGGATGGAAAAATCGCAGACAAATATCTGGCAACTAACCAACTTAAAGTTCGAACTACAAGGGATACAATCGAGCCATTTGACAAAAGTAAAATAGAAAAAACCTTGATTGTAGAAACTGATGCATCAGAAAAACTTGCAGCTGAAATAGCGAATAATGCATGGAAAGAACTTAAAAAGCTTGATGTTGAATATCTCACTGCCCCAATGATAAGGGAAATTGTAAACACCAAACTTGTAGAACATGGTCTTGAAACATTAAGACGGAAATATACAAGGGTAGGTATCCCTGTCTACAACATCACCAACCTCATACAAAACGGGTCACGTGATAATGCAAATATGATTCATAATCCTGAGACTGTTCACAAATATGTTGCAGATGAAGCACTCAAACAGTACGCATTATTACACATCCTTCCTAATGATTTGGCAGATGCCCATATGGGCGGAAACATACACATACACGATTTAGAATTCTTTGCTGGAAGACCATTAAACTGTCTACAGCACGATTTAAGAACATTCATACGACACGGGCTTAAAGTGGATGGTACAGGAGACCATACCTCAGTAGCAGGCCCTCCAAATCATATTGAAACTCTTATGAATCATTCTGGAGAAATAATGCTTGCAGCTCAGCAGAACATGAGCGGCGGGCAATCAATGAGTCTTTGGAATGTATTCACTGCTCCATTTGCAGCAGGTTTACCTTATAAAAAGGTGAAACAGGCAGTTCAAATGTTTATATATAACTTGAACATGGCTTATGCTGCAAGAGGTTCCCAAGTTCCATTTACAAGCATCAACCTGGAATTTACAGTCCCTAAATTTTTAGAAGATGAACCCGCATACGGGCCAAAAGGACAACTTGTAGGGTCATACGGAGACTTTGAAGAAGAAACAAGGGTTTTACAGAGAGCATTCACAGAAACATTGCTTGAGGGAGATTCTGACAACAAACCACACTTATTCCCTAATACAGTTTATGTTTTAAGAGATGACGTTTTAAAAAATGAGTTTGATGAAGATTTAAGAAGAGTACATGAACTATCTGCAAAATACGGTTCACCATACTTTGTAAATATGTTCCCTGACTACAGAGGAGATATGGCTAATTACATGGGATGCAGAACATCTTTAAGTGATAATTGGACTGGAGACTGGGATAAAGACACTTTGAGAACAGGAAACCTTGCATATGTCACATTAAACCTTCCAAGAATCGCCTATGAATCAAAAGATGATGAAGATATATTTGAATATCTTGACTCTCACTTAAACCTTGCTGAAGAAGTTTTAATGCTTAGAAGGGAACAAGCACTTAAATGCCTTAACAATTACAATTTACTTCCATTCTTATCACAAAAATCAAATGATGATATGTATTACAGAATAGACAACTCCACATTATCCTTTGGATTTGTAGGTCTTAATGAAATGTTGCTATCGCATTTAGGCGTTGGAATGGAAGATAAAGATGCTAATAAATTTGGATTAAAAGTTTTAGACTACATGAACGCTAGAGCAGACGAATTAAGGGAAGAAACAGAGTTAAGATGGAGTGTGCTCCAAACACCAGCAGAATCTACAGCATACAGGTTCGCAATGCTGGATATGGAAAAATACAAAGACAAAATCATTGCAAACGGCGATGAAAAAACAGCCTACTACACTAATTCATCACATGTACCGGTTAATTCTGATGTTTTACTCCCAGAAAAAATCAAAATCGAAGAAAAATACCATCCTAAGACTCTTGGAGGCCATATTTTCCATGCATTCATGGGAGAATCCTATTCAGATGCTGATGCCCTCATGAGCCTAACTCATAAAATGGCTAAAAACTCAGACATAGGATTCTGGGCATACAGCTCAGCACTAAGCTTCTGTGTTAAATGCAAAACACTTATGAAAGGATTACAGGATAACTGTGCATCATGCGGTGAAACAACCGAAGTTGAATGGTATGACCGTATCACAGGCTACGTTCAACAGGTTGGACGGTCCAAATCTGCAAGCGGTGGATGGAATCCTGGTAAAATGAAGGAATTAATGGATAGAAAACGATTTAATCCTTAA